A genomic region of Capra hircus breed San Clemente chromosome 19, ASM170441v1, whole genome shotgun sequence contains the following coding sequences:
- the ZFP3 gene encoding zinc finger protein 3 homolog, which yields MGTENKEVIPKEEISEESQPHGAFLEKMEEKLTKVACRGREFGAVCEEDILEGHSGESTEKILGQESSEERDFASELIIFKKSPSSEKDQEKDESERVCRLSSNLLTRQGDTTVEAVSTVATSGQNFIENLGPNKTHRSSVGEKPHTCKECGKAFNQNSHLIQHMRVHSGEKPFECKECGKTFGTNSSLRRHLRIHAGEKPFACNECGKAFIQSSHLIHHHRIHTGERPYKCEECGKAFSQNSALILHQRIHTGEKPYECNECGKTFRVSSQLIQHQRIHTEERYHECNECGKAFKHSSGLIRHQKIHTGEKPYLCNECGKGFGQSSELIRHQRIHTGDKPYECNECGKTFGQNSEIIRHIRIHTGEKPYVCKECGKAFRGNSELLRHERIHTGEKPYECFECGKAFRRTSHLIVHQRIHTGEKPHQCNECARTFWDNSELLLHQKIHIGEKPYECNDCEKTFSQHSQLIIHQRIHTGEKPYECQECQKTFSRSSHLLRHQSVHCME from the coding sequence ATGGGAACTGAGAACAAGGAGGTAATTCCCAAGGAAGAAATTTCTGAAGAATCTCAGCCACATGGGGCATTTttagaaaaaatggaagaaaaacttACAAAGGTGGCGTGCCGGGGTCGTGAGTTTGGAGCAGTGTGTGAAGAAGACATATTGGAGGGGCATTCTGGAGAGTCCACAGAAAAGATTCTGGGGCAGGAGTCATCTGAGGAGAGAGACTTTGCATCAGAGTTGATTATCTTTAAGAAATCACCCTCCAGTGAGAAAGATCAGGAGAAGGATGAGAGTGAGAGAGTCTGCAGACTCAGCTCAAACCTGCTCACACGTCAGGGAGACACCACAGTAGAGGCAGTTAGCACAGTTGCTACTTCTGGCCAGAACTTCATAGAGAATTTAGGACCTAACAAAACACACAGAAGTTCTGTGGGAGAAAAGCCTCATACATGCAAAGAATGCGGGAAAGCCTTTAATCAGAACTCACATCTTATTCAGCACATGAGAGTTCATAGTGGAGAGAAACCCTTCGAATGCAAAGAATGTGGAAAAACATTTGGAACTAACTCAAGCCTTCGAAGGCACCTGAGAATTCATGCTGGAGAAAAGCCCTTTGCCTGTAATGAATGTGGAAAGGCCTTCATTCAGAGTTCACATCTCATCCACCATCAtagaattcacactggagagagaCCTTATAAATGTGAAGAGTGTGGTAAAGCCTTCAGTCAGAATTCAGCCCTTATTCTACATCAGAGAATCCACACTGGGGAGAAACCATATGAGTGTAATGAATGTGGGAAGACCTTTAGGGTTAGCTCACAGCTTATTcagcatcagagaattcatactgaagAAAGATACCATGAATGCAATGAGTGTGGCAAAGCCTTCAAGCATAGCTCAGGCCTTATTAGACACCAGAAaattcacactggagaaaaaccGTATCTATGTAACGAGTGTGGGAAAGGCTTTGGGCAGAGTTCCGAGCTCATCCGACATCAAAGAATTCACACAGGAGACAAACCGTatgaatgtaatgaatgtgggaaaACTTTTGGCCAGAACTCAGAGATAATCAGACATATTAgaattcatactggtgagaaGCCCTATGTTTGTAAggaatgtgggaaggcctttagGGGGAACTCGGAACTTCTTAGACACGagagaattcacactggagagaaaccctatgagTGCTTTGAGTGTGGGAAGGCTTTTAGACGGACCTCTCACCTTATTGTccaccagagaattcatactggagagaaacctcatCAGTGTAATGAATGCGCCAGAACATTTTGGGACAACTCTGAGCTGCTTCTCCACCAGAAAATCCAcattggagagaaaccttatgaatgtaaTGACTGTGAGAAGACATTCAGCCAGCATTCCCAGCTTATCatacatcagagaattcacactggagagaagccttacgAGTGCCAAGAATGCCAGAAGACCTTCAGTCGGAGCTCTCACCTCCTCCGACATCAAAGTGTCCACTGTATGGAATGA